TTCAGTCCTCCGAGGCTATCCACCAGACGGAGATTGTATGCCTGCAGACCGGTGTATACCGAGCCGTCCGCAATAGCGTAGACTTCTTCCCTTTCCATTGCCCGCCCCTCGGCGACTGCCTCCACGAACTGCTCGTACGCGTCGGTGACCACCGCCTGAAGCATCAGCTTCTCTTCCTCAGTCATCTCTCGTGAGTAGTTGCCGACATCTTTCAGATCCCCCGACTTAACTATCTCAGTGCCAATACCGATTTTGTCGAACACTCCGCCAAACGTGTGAAAAGAGATTATGGTGCCGATCGAACCGGTCAGCGTACCGGGATTGGCGACAATACGATCAGCCGCACAGGCAATGTAGTATCCGCCGGAGGCAGCCACCTCGGCCATCGACACCACAACCGGCTTCTTCTCCCGCACCTTGAGAATCTCGTCGTGAATTTCCTGTGCGATTGCCGTCCCGCCGCCCGGGGAATTGACATGCACGACTATAGCCTTGATCGAGCGATTACGCCGCCAGCGCTCCAGGGTTTCGATCACCGGCCGACCCGACGCTTCGTCCATGACGCCGAACATCGGTACCACGCCGACCGAGCCGCCGAGGGAACCAAACGATACGTTGCCGTCCGATGACGCTACACCCACGAACATGAGCGCCATCATTCCGAACACGAATAGAAATGCGGCGGCGATAATAACGCCGACCACCACATCACGCCTGCGAGCCATCCTATGCCCCCGTCACTGCGCCTTTATTTTCAGGACCTGGCCGACCTGGAGGTTATCCGGGTCATCGAGCTCGTTGAGCGCCAGAATCCGGGATATCGAGGTTCCGAACTGCCGGGCGATCCGTGCCAGGCTGTCCCCACGCTGGACGGTGTAAGTAACGAAATCGGTACCTGCCGAGGCGCCGCCCACCTGCAGTATCTGGCCGGGATAGATTCGCCCGGTGCGGCTCAGATTGTTCAGCTTCCGAAGATTAGTCGTGGTAGTGCCATACAGGCGGGCAATTTCCCAAAGTGTGTCGCCCACGCGAACTTTATGTGTGCGGACTGCGCCCGATGACGGCCGTGGCGCGGGTTCAGACCCGGATTTAGAGCTGCCGCCTGGTGATTGCGCCGGGGAATCGTTGGATTGAGCGAGTTGTTTCAGATTGGCGGCGTTCGACGGCAGCTTCAGACGCTGGCCGACATAGATGCGGGCGCCGCGCTCGATGTAGTTCACGCGACGCAGCGCGTCGACAGTAGTGCCAAACGCCCGGGCGATATCCCACATCGTGTCACCTTGGCGCACTGTGTACACCGAGCCTTCCGCCTTGTATTCGCGGTTCTTGCCGTTAGTGGTGCGGGCAAACTCGCGGTCGAGCGGCACCGGCACGATCAAGGTCTTGCCCGCGATGATCCTGGCGTTGCGCCCCAGGTGATTTGACTCCAGTATGGCGTATTGGGACACGCCGTACTTGGCAGCGATAGAGCTTATCGTCTCTCCCTTGCGAATCGTGTGCGTGACCCAGCTTGTTTCCTGCGGCGAAGGCATTGATTCATATGCCGCCAGGAATTGGCTACGGACGCCGTGCGGCAGCTTCAAGACATAGTGTTTCTGTCCGGGTGGAGTGTAGTTGCGCAGGAGTTCCGGATTGTACTCCTTGAGCTCGTCGACCGAACACCCCACCGCCTCGGCTACAGCTTTGAGATCGAGGCAGCGGTCAATGGTAACTTCATCCCAGCGCAGCTCCGGCTCGTACTCGACATCGCGGAAGCCGTATCGCTCGGGATCTTTGGCGATAATGGCAGCCGCGTAGATCAGCGGGACATAGTCCATGGTTTGGCGGCGCAGCCGCATACGCCAGAAATCCTCGGTTCCCTGCTTTTTGATCGTGCTGCGCACCCGACCCGGGCCCCCGTTGTATGCGGCCATGGCCAGCTCCCAGTCGCCGAACTCACGATACAGGTCTTTGAGGAAGCGGGCCGCCGCCTCGGTGGCCTTTTTTGGGTCGCGACGCTCGTCGATCCACCAGTCACGCTCCAGACCGTAGAGACGGCCGGTGGAGGCGATAAACTGCCACAGCCCGGAGGCTCTCGCCCAGGAGTACGCCTTCGTATTGAACCCCGACTCAACCAGACAAAGATAAATCAGGTCCTGCGGGAGACCATGACGGGTCAGCACTTCTTTGAAGAGTTTCTCATACTTCTTGGACCGCCCCAGGTACTTGCGGAAAGCGTCGCGGGCGACTGTCTGAAAATAGACGATCGAGCTCTTTACCCGGTCGTTCATCTTGATGGGCAGGTCGTACGTGATCTCCCGCTCCCGCTGACCGGACACATAGAGCGAATCCCCCTCGAGCCGCTCTTCCAGATCGGCGAATCTCTCCACCAATACTGATGGTGTTACATCGCCCTCGAGCTGTCCCAAAGAACGCAGAGTCAGACGATAGTCTGAGATAACATTGTCCAGCAACGTATTGTACTTGGTGGCTTCGGGAGTCGGAATCGTGTCAGTTTCAATATCCAGACCGGCCATGATCTTTATTGACTTCTCGAAGTAGTACTGGGCTTCCTCCCAGTTGGCCTCGCGATTGGCCAGCACTCCCATGGAATGGTATTCCTCGGCAAGCCCAAGCATCCGCCATACTGCGTCGTCGACTGCCGATGCTGAATCTTCGGTATCCACTTCGCCATAATAGATCGGGTCCGGGATGTCGCTCTCGTCGTCCTGAGCGCCATAGAGCCAGGCTAGGTGGCGGCGGCTCGCCTCTTCCTCGTGCGGGCCGGCTGGATGGGGCGCCAGGGAGTCTCCCGTCCGGATTCGGCCGGCTCTCCGGTGGGTCGAATCTGCGGGCTGCCGGGCGGTACTATCAGCGGAGGCCAAAGCTGTCGGCACGGTATCCAGCGCTTCCAACAGGGCGGTGCTGTCGACTTCATCGGCACTCGCGGTGCGGCTTTCCCAGCCGAAATCGTGGTCGGGGATACTCTTTCGGCCGCCACATGAAACCACGAGCGATAAGACGAGGCCGGCGATCAAGACTCGAAGGAGAGTGGATGTCATGAACTTACGCAAAAAACGAGGCTCCTTTCCGGACCAACCTGATTCCGGATGCTATTGTCTTAATATCGACGGCCAAGCCGGCACGCTTTAGGGGCGATTCGGCTAAGTGCTTGTCATATAAGAAAAAGCAAAAAACCTGTCAAGTTTTAACGCCTCCTGGGCCTGGTTTCCAGCGCCGCCCTCACGGCCTCTAACACCGATCCGCCTGAGGGGAAGTATTCGCCCTCCAACTGGTGACGAAACCAGGTGATTTGCCGTTTGGCATACCGACGACTATTCTGCTTGATCAGGGCCACAGCCTCAGCGAGAGAGCATCGCCCCTCGCGATAGTCAAGGAGCTCATCGTAGCCGATCACGTTGGCTCGTCGTAGCGCCGCGCCAAAGCCACGGCCCAACAGGTTGTCAACTTCTGCAAGCAGGCCAAGCCGCATCATCAGGTCAACCCGCGCCTCAATAGCGCGATAGAGTTGAGCACGGTCAGGCATCAAGCAGAAGGCTCCGTATTCATACTGACTTTTCTTGTACGCTCCGGAGGATGTAAGTTTCGACTTGGGCGTTCCTGTTAACTCATAGATTTCCAGTGCCCGTACTAGCCTTACCCGATTGTGCGGATGAACCCGCGCCGCTTCCTGCGGGTCAATTCCGGTCAGTCGTCGGTGCATAGCTTCAGGACCGAGGCGCTGCATATCGGCCTCGAGGCGCTCGCGAATCTCCGGCCGATCCGCTTCCATCTCGACTACCCCGTCGATCAGCGCCCTCAGGTAGAGGCCGGTTCCCCCGACTACCACGGGGAGTCTGCGCCGCACGAGGATGTCGCCAACAGCCGCATCGGCGGCCTCTATGAACTGGAACGACGAGAAGCGCTCGCCCGGTTCGATAAGATCTATCAGATGGAAACGGACCCGTTCTTGCTCTCCTGGGGTTGGTTTGGCGGTGCCGATATCGAGATGCCTGATCAACTGGCGGGAATCCGCGGAGATGATCTCGATTGGAAAATCTTCGGCCAGGCGGAGGGCAAGCGAAGTCTTGCCCGACCCGGTCGGGCCGCAGATTACGGGGATTCGACCTGGCTCAGGCACGACCGAACTGCCTGTCGAGGTCCTCACGGGACATCTTGATAAATGTGGGGCGGCCGTGCGGACAGGAATAGCGGTTTTCGCACCTGAGCAACTGCTCGACCAGACCGATCGCTTCACGGTCGGTAAGCCGATCACCGGCCATGGCCGCTGACCGGCAGGCGACCGACTGAGCCACCGCTTTCCTCAGATCGTAACCGGATTTCTTGAGCGAGCCGACATCGTCCAGAATCGCCCGGAGTGCAGTCTCCGGCGATTTGCGTGATAGAATCGCCGGCACGGCTTCAATCCTGACAGTGCGCCCGCCGAATGACTCGACAGTGAATCCGGAACGAACGAGCACGTCGCGCGCCTCCTCAAACAGCGTCAACTGTTCGGCCCCCAGCTCAAACTGGACCGGAAGGAGCAGTTGCTGGCCGGTGCTGCCGTGGGCTTCCATCTGGCGCATTGTCTCCTCGAACAGCACCCGCTCATGCGCGGTGTGCTGATCGACCACAAGTAGTTCGCGCCCCACCTGGACGAGCAGATACAAATCCTCAAACCTGCCGATCAGACGGATGCTCGCCTCTGTCGGCGGTGCCGCTGTGGGCACCGGCACAGGCTCCGTGAGTATTTCACCGGTGGCGGTGTCGACCAGAACCGTGGCTGGTGCCTCAATTGACCGAGTCGGAGAAGTAGTTCGGTACAGCTCCCGAACCATGTGCGCCTGGTGTCCACCACGTGCCGTAACACCCGGAATGACCTTAGGGTGATGGCTATACGATGGCGGCGGGGCCGTTGCCACGCTGCCCGCTATGTTAGTGCCGGTCTCCAACCTTGGGACCACCCCCTCCTGTCGCAGGGCGGCTTTGACCAGATGATAGACGGCATCGTAGATTTCGCGCTCTCTCGACAGGCGCACTTCGGTCTTGGCCGGGTGTACGTTGACATCGACTTCGCTCGGATCAACACTCAGCAGTAGCGCCCCGACCGGGTAGTTGCCTCGCGGCAGAAGCTCGCCGTAACCGGCGGCGAGGGCATGGCCCAGCGCGGGTGACTGGATGTACCGTCCATTGATGAATATAAACTGGCTGTTCCGGTTGGATTGCGCCAGTCCCGGTGGAGCAACATGTCCGGTAATGCTCACCGGCCCAAGCTCTCCGGATACGGCCACGAAGGTCTTGCCGGGCGCGAGCAACCCCGCCACGCGCTCGCCGAGACCCAGTCCGGGCGGCAGTGCAAAGATCGGACGGCCGTTGAGACGATAGACAAAACCGATCCGAAACCGCCCCATAGCCAGCGCCATCGCCACGCGGGTGATATGACGCGCCTCGGTGGTTTCAGCTTTCAGGAATTTGCGGCGGGCCGGTGTATTGTAGAACAGGTTCTCGACTTCGATTGTGGTGCCGGGCGATGACGCTATCGCTTTCTTCGATTGCAGCACGCCGCCTTCGTATATGATCTCGGTACCCGAGTCGGCGTCGGTCGTTTTCGACACCATGCGCATGCGCGACACGGACGCAATCGACGGCAGCGCCTCGCCGCGGAAGCCATACGATTCGATCCGATCGAGATCGTCGAACTCGGAAATCTTCGACGTAGCATGGCGTGAAAAGGCGATCTCGATCTGGTCCGAGTCGATACCGCAGCCGTTATCGACTATCTTGATGAGTTTGGTACCTGACCTCTCGATATCAATCTCAATCCGATCGGCGCCAGCATCGAGCGCATTTTCTACCAGTTCTTTGACCACCGATGCCGGCCGCTCGACTACTTCACCCGCGGCGATCTTGTTTATGAGGCGTTCCGGAAGCGGGCGAATCCAGGGGCGATCGTGGGGAGTACGTTTCACAAAAGCTCGTCCTTCAGTTTGCGCAGGAAATCAAACGCCTCAACCGGGCTCATGTGTTCCAAATCCGACTGCCTGATTTTCTCTTCGATCTCCGAACTGGGCGCCTCGAACAGGGTGGTTTGCACTTTCTCTTTGTAGAGTCCCTTACCCAGCTCGCTCTGGGTGAATTTGCCCGACTCCAACAATCTCAGAATCTGTTTGGCACGGCTGATAGTCGTACGCGGCAGGCCTGCCAGTCGCGCGACCTCGATACCGTAGGAATCATCGCACCCGCCGGGGACTATCTTGTGCAGGAATACGACACTGTCCTCACGGCGTTTGACTGCCACCTGAAAATTGTGAATTCGCTCGTACAGGGCCGCCATGCCGGTCAGCTCATGATAGTGAGTCGCGAAAACCGTACGACAGCGGCAGTCGTCGTTGAGGCGTTCGACAACTGACCAGGCCACCGAGAGCCCGTCGAAAGTCGACGTACCCCGCCCGACCTCGTCGAGCAGCACCAGCGACCGCTCGCCGGCGTTATTCAATATGTTCGCGGTCTCGACCATTTCGACTAAGAATGTCGATTGCCCACCGGCGAGATTATCAAGTGCACCTACACGAGTAAAAACGCGATCGGCCAGGCCGATCTCGGCCGAATCGGCCGGCACCCAGGAGCCGATCTGGGCCAGTATGACTATGAGGCCAACCTGTCTCAGGTAAGTTGACTTGCCGGACATATTGGGACCGGTGAGCACAATGATCTGACGGTCTTCGGTCGAAAGCGCAAGATCGTTCGCTACGAACGACCCCGAAGGCAACACTGATTCGACTACCGGATGGCGACCATTAATAATGTTCAGGCGGGTGTCGTCGAATATCTCCGGGCGGCAGTACCCTCGTTCGACCGCAAGCTCTGCCAGGGCAGCTACGAGATCGATTTCCGCCGACAGTTCGGCGGTCAGTTGCAGGTTGCCGATGTGTTGATTCAAATTCTCCAGCAGCTCGCTGTACAACTCCGCCTCAAGGCGGAAAATCTTCTCTTCGGCGGCGAGAATCAGTTCTTCTTTTTCTTTTAGTTCGGGAGTGATGTACCGCTCGGCGTTTACTAATGTCTGCTTGCGGATATAGTGCGGCGGCACCTGGTCGCGGTTAGGGTTGGTGACCTCAAGGTAGTAACCGAACACCTTGTTGTACCCGACTTTCAAGCTGCCAATACCGGTCCTGGCCCTCTCACTCTGCTGCAGTGAACCGATGTAATCACGGGCGGCACGAATGGAGTCGTTGAGTTCGTTCAGCCGGGCCGCATACCCGGGCTTGAAGATCCCCCCCTTATTCGTGACCATGGGCGGCTCGTCGACCAGCGCCCGACCGAGCATGTCAATAACAGCGGAGTTGTCCGGTATAGAATTTTGAACGCTGACGAGGTGTTCGGATTTTGCGGCTTCGAGCATTCGTGCCAGATCGCGGGCCGTCTGCAGAGCCTGGCTGAGCGATGCCGCCTGTCGGGGGTTGAGCTTGCCGATACCGACTCGGCCCGCCAGCTTTTCGAGATCGGGCGCTCCCTTAAGGGTGTCGCTTATCCGCGCGCAGAGTTCACGATTGCGTACCAGTTCGTCGACCGCGCCCAGGCGGAGGTCTATCCGTGCCTTATCCTTGAACGGCCTGATGAGCGCATGTCGCAGGCGACGGGTACCGGCGGCGGTCTGGCAGCGGTTGACCACGGCGAAAAGCGTGTTCTCCTCGGAGGCGTTCGACACACTGCGCACCAGTTCCAGATTCCGGACCGTGGCGTAGTCCAGAAGCATGTGGTCGGCGTCGGCTATCCGGGTCAGGCGACTAATATGGGTGAGTCGTTCACGATGGTTCTCCCGCAGGTAGCGAAACACTGCTCCGGCGGCAGTTACCGCGAGACGGGCGTCGCCCACGCCGAACCCCTCGAGAGTGCTGGTCCCGAAATGGGCGTTTAGTTCACGGTCGGCGGTACGGTAATCAAAATTCCATTCCTCGTATGGGAACAACCGGCGGTCGCCATTGAACCACCGCTGGAGCGGGGCGAGCACGCTCTCGCGCATATCGCCGGGGTAGAGCACCTCGGTCGGCTCCATCACACGGAGTTTTTCCATAAGCCGCTCGACCGGCCCCTCGTCTACCATGAACGAGCCGGTGTTCATGTCGAGAAGGGCAAACCCGAGGGTACGCTCTGAATCGGTGAACACCGCTGCGAGGCTCGGCTCAAGCTGTGAGGAATCGCCGGCGTCAATTGTTGCCGTGCCGGGAGTCAGGACCTCTACCACCTCGCGCTTGACCAGCCCGCGCGCAGTTTTTGGATCCTCGACCTGTTCCACCACCACGACTTTGTGACCCTTCGCAAGCAGCCGGGCCAGGTATCTGTCAACGGAGTGATAGGGCACGCCCGCCAGCGGCGTGCGCTCTCCCTTGCCGTGTGAGCGAGAGGTCAGGGCGATCCCGAGCAGCGGCGCCGCCAGGACGGCATCATCGCCGAACATCTCATAGAAATCCCCCATGCGGAAGAAGAGAATCTTGTCGGGGTGCTGCTGCTTGATGGCGTGGTACTGCCGCATGAGCGGCGAAAAACCGTTGACGGGATCAACCGGTCGGGTCATCGGGCCACAACCTGGTAGGTATCGTTGCGCTCCGCTTCGAGGCGATGCTTGAAGCGGACCGCCTCGTCATAATCATCGAATGTCCCGACATAAACCACGCGATAGTTGCGGCCGGAGATCTCCTTCGTCTCGATATCGACTTTTTGCCCCTGGCCGCGGAACCGGTCGGCGTGGCGCTTGGCGTTGTCCGCTTCGGAGAAGACCCCCACTTTGACGGAGTAATATGTTCCGGTGAGTTTCTCAGCCTTATTATCTGTCCGCGGCTTATCCGACATCTCTCCCAACCCTGCCGACAGTTGATCCAAACCGATCGCTGCCGGATACGCCTCACGAAGCATGTTATAGTAGAAAACAGCATCGTCGGCTTTGTTCCTCGTCACCGCCTGCATACCGAGCAGGTAGAGCGCCAGCGGCACGCCGACACCCTTACGCGACCGCGAAAGCTGCCTGATCGTCTCCGCGGCGCCGATTTGCTTACCGTGCGCTGAAAGCACGCGCGCTTTGTCGATCAACCCCCACTGCTGCGGATCCCCGCTGCTGTTGTCGACCAGGTAGCGATCACACTGTCGTAGGGCGGACTCATACGAACCGGTACGCTCGTCGGCAAACACTGACAAACGCCGCATTTCCGCTCGGTACATCCCTCGCTCCCAACGAGAGAAATAGTCGGATACCAAGCTGGCCAGTCTCCGGTAGTCTCCGGTGAAAAGGTAATACTGCGCCAGGCGATAACTTATCTCCTCGTGGTGCTGCGACGGCAACGACGCCTCAAACGCCGCCTCCATTGATTTGACCGCGATCGCGCCATCCTGTTCAAGCAGGCCCTGGTAGAAAAGCGTGTTGCCGTCGCGCACCGAGGCCTGGGCCAGGCGGGACAGCGAATCGCGGGCCTCCATCAGTTTCCCCTTCTGAATGAGCGAATACACCGTCTGCGCCCCGGCCGTCCCGGACAACATAGAAACGATAACAACCGAAAACACTATACGTCGCCACATGGCGTCACCGGGAGGTAGAGTCGAATGGGTTAAGCGCCGTGAGCCACCGATTCCGAGGCCCCTGTCGACATCCGCCGAGAGAGCTGTTCGCGCCGTTTCTCGAGGTTTCGAATTAGTGACGAAATCCTCGAGTAATCCCGCCGTTCCAGGTGGACCCGGATCAGATCGAGCACCGCTGCACCGTCGTCAGGGTTGTCGTCCAGAATCCGTTCCCACATCTCAATGGCGAGGTCAACATCGCCTTTGTTCTCATAAAACTCGGCCAGAGCCCGGCGCGCCTCGAGATTTTTCGGCGAGTGCTCCAGAATCTGCTCGCAAATGAGCGGCACCTCGCCGAACCGCCCCAGCTCGTACAAGGTGCGTTTGAGGCGATCGATCGCGAGATGACCCTGATCGGGCACGGCGGTGGTCAGCTTGTTCCAGAAAGTAACAGCGTCCTCGAGCCGTTTTTCTTCATAGTAAGAGTCGCCGATGGCCAGATAGGCCGATACGTGGGCCGGATCGAGACCAATGGCTTCTTTATAGGCGATGCGCGCTTTGTGATACTCGCGCTGGCGGTACAGCATTTCGCCCAGCTGAAACTTGTACCGGGCCAGGGGCTTCTTGGACTTGTCACCCTCGAGTTTGAGTATGGTAACCGCCGTGTCATAGGCGGCGTCCCACTGTTGCGCTTTTTCCTGGAGCGACAGGAGACGGCTGTGCGCCCAGTGATCTTCCGGATTGAGTTCGACCTGTTCTTTCAGCGCGGTTTCGGCGGTGTTAAGATCGTTGAGCGCAAGGCAATCGGCGGCGATCTCTCGTAGTATTGCCGACCGCTCGGGCCGGGACAGGCCGGGTCGAAGGGTCAAATCTTTGTGCACCTGGTAGGCCCGCTCGGGCTGGTTGTTCTCGCGGAGAATCCGCCCCAGGCGGAGATACGCGTCGAGGTTGCTGCCGTCCTCGGCCACTACCTGGCGCAGCTTGGAGAAGGCCGCCTCCTGACGGCCGTCGAGCAGATCCCGCAGTGCCTCGAGATAGAGGCTCGGCTCCGGCTCCTTGGTTCGTCCGGAGAAACGCTCATAAACCAGGTACACCGCCAGCACTATCAACAGCAGCAGCAGGAATTCGAGCATGTATTCGACCATCATGGCTTATCTATCCGCAAAGGGTGATTCCCGTTCCTCGCGCTTCCGATCCAGCCCTTTGAGCAGATCGGCGGATTCATCGATAGGACGATTGCGCAGGATGGCCACCTCGCTCTCCAGCGCCTTGATTCGCTTACGCGCGGCGTGGGACTGAATCGACAATTTAACAAATGTCGAAATGAACAGCACCAGGCACATGAGCGCGCCGGCTACGAATGACCAGAACACGACCGTAATCAGCGGTACATCAACGTAGTTCGGAAACAGCGGCTGGAGGTGCACCGCCACTTTCTGGTCGGTGCCGGTATTGTTAAAGGCGAACGCCACCACCATCAAGAGCAACAGCAGTATGAGTATCGTCCTAATGATCCACATGTGACCTCCTGTCGAGCAGCTGCCGGTGCGACCGATGGATCAGCCAGTGCGCGAATCAGCTCTCCTCCTCCTGCAGCACTTTGAGGCTTTCGATCATCGGCAGCACTTCCTGCAGCACCGGCTCGAAGAATTCCCATTCGGACATGACATGAAACAGCACGATATTGTTGCCCACTTTAACCGCGGCGATCGCACCACCGTAGGAGCGCCGGACAGCCCTAACCGCCGTAGATGAGGACGACAACGGGATATCCTTTTTGTAGTGGGCCCTGGCCTTCCACAGAAGCGCCGACTGCCCGGCGATTTCCATGCGGCTGCGCTGCAACGGAACCAGTTCCTGTTCCGCAAGCACAACGAACTCCTTGAGAACATCGTTCTTTTGGTCGGACTTGAAGTTCGGCGACAACAGTGAGTCTATAAAAACGTGTGCTCCGAGTGAACTCGTATCGACAAAGACGAGCAGCTGGGGAATTGTGGTGTACTCTTTGTTGTCGACGAAGTCGACCGGTATACCAAAGCTGCGCTGAATGAGGCTGATCCGGACTGCGGCGTCCGCATCCCCAATCTTGTGCTTCCAGTTTCCATGGATTTTCAGTTCAAATCCGTATTTGCTGTCGCGGTAGATGTCGCCGGTGATTTCGCCGGCTTTCTTTCCCTGCCGGCGAGCCTCAACCGCCGACACTGCCAGCAGCGCCAAAAGGCCGGCTATCAGGGTTCTTCTCATGATGTTACCCCATGTTTGTAGTGCCAAGTCATCATTGCAACTGTACAGCCTTATACACATATTAGTCAAGGATTTATTGCCGAGACGGACTTCCCGCAGAGTGGACGGGCTGCTTATCAATGGTTGGCTACAGATCTGTTACGACCAAGCTACCCCGACGCACGTAACACTTTGCCAATAAAGATGTTAGTGAGCGGAGTGTCAGCGCTCGAAACCGATGCGCTGGCGCGTGACGGCCCGGATATACTCGATAACCGGAACAAATGTGAAGTCGCTGAGCAGGCGATCCAGTTTCTGTTCCAGAATGCCGGTGGAGCCATAGGAACGCAGTCGCTGACTCAGTGACAGCCCGGACATCGCCGGTGGGTCGGGATCGAGCTCCCAGGGGTGCACGTAAACCATCACAGGGTGTCCTGAATCATTGACTTTGCGCATCATGTGCCGCGTGTACCAGTAGGGGGAATGGCGGAGATAGCCGCCGCCACCAACCGGGACATTTTGTCCCCAGCGCCGAATCGTGGTCGCGGGCAGCTCGTACAGAAAGCGATCGTTGGAGAAAGTCATGCGGAACAGGTGCCGGGGGCCGTCGGGCATCCCATATAGATCGTGCTTTATCGGGAATATCGAGCTGTCGTATTCGAAGCCGAGCTCGGCGAGAATTTCGAAGGCCCATGGGACACGGTCAGACATCGACCAACTCGGGGCGCGATAACCCACCGGGCGGATGCCGGTGGCCTCGGTGATGGCGTTGATCGCGCGGCGTGTGTCCAGCCGGAATTCATCGGGGGAAAGACGGTCGATCATACGGTGACTGTAGCTGTGGCATGCCACTTCATGCCCCTGTTCGGCAATTCGGTTGATCAGAGCCGGGTGGCGTTCGGCGCACCAGCCGAGCACGAACCAGGTCGCCTGGACATCCTGGCGGGCGAACAGCCTGAGCAGCCGCATAACGTTGCGCTGGAGGGTCGACGGCAACCCGACCCAGTCCTCGGGTGCAAAGCGATCGGCGAGCGCCTCAACTACAAACCACTCTTCCAGGTCAACTGTCAACAAATTGGGCTGCATGGCAGCTCACCCCTGAGCGTTTACTTGGCCAGACGTTTCTTGTCGGGCGTGACCAGAGGTTCTCCCGGCCGGGTCGGGGCCGCATCGCTTCCCGAGTGGCGATGCGAACGGCGGCGGGATTCCTTTTTGCCGCTGCCATCGTCGCCGGTGGGCGTGTAATCGTAGTGGTAGTGCTGATAGTCGTAGTAATATGGCAGACTGTTCATGGCGTTGTTCAAGACCACACCAAGTACGTTCGCCCGGTTGGTGGTCATGATGTCCACCGCTCTGACGGCCACTTCGCGGGCGGTTTCACCGGCCTTGACTACCAGAATGACGCCGTCTACAGAATGCGAAAGGAGCATCGGATCGGACACCGGAATCACCGGCGGCGAATCGATGATGACATAGTCATAGTAAAACTTCAACTCACGGATGAGCGCGTCGATGGCGCCGGTGTTGAAAAGCTCACTCGGGTGCGGTGTCGGCTTCCCAGCCGTCAGTATGTCCAGGTTGTCGAGCGAGGACTTCTTCAAAACGTCCTTGTAGGAGATGCCGTCGCCGATAACCTCCACCAGCCCGCCGACACGCTCCAGTTGAAACAGTGAGTGTATGTGGGGGCGCCTGATGTCGCAGTCTATTAGCACGGTACGGTGTCCCTTGCGCGCCGACGTGATTGACAAAAGCGACGAAATCGTGGATTTCCCTTCGCCGGTAACTGATGAGGTAATCAGGATAGCCTTAAGTTCGCTTTTGGATCCCGCGCTGCGCAGATTGTGGAACAGGCGCCGATATTCGGTCGCCAACGGGGATTCCAGACTGAAGTATTCGCTGATCGGCGCGGTGGGACGGGGCATGATCCGATCTAACCTCTCCTGCCGATCCCGGCAATTATTTGCGCCATGGACTGTCGCACCATTTGCGCTCGATCTCTGGCCTCGGCCATGTGGCTCGCATCGGGATGAGCTTCGAGAATTCGCCGGCATTCTTCGACACCCCGTTCCCAGACCAGATCGGCCTGTTCAAAGTAGCAGCGGACCAGCTCGGTCTGAAGATCGATGTAATTGGGATGCTGACTGAGCTGGGTCTGGAGAATTCGAATCTGCTCGACAATCGCCTCGGTAGTCCACGAGTCGCGGGGG
This region of Candidatus Zixiibacteriota bacterium genomic DNA includes:
- the sppA gene encoding signal peptide peptidase SppA, translated to MARRRDVVVGVIIAAAFLFVFGMMALMFVGVASSDGNVSFGSLGGSVGVVPMFGVMDEASGRPVIETLERWRRNRSIKAIVVHVNSPGGGTAIAQEIHDEILKVREKKPVVVSMAEVAASGGYYIACAADRIVANPGTLTGSIGTIISFHTFGGVFDKIGIGTEIVKSGDLKDVGNYSREMTEEEKLMLQAVVTDAYEQFVEAVAEGRAMEREEVYAIADGSVYTGLQAYNLRLVDSLGGLNVAVNLAADIAGLDEEPDIVRPREKRRGYFSDLVTGLLGDLGQQMGQVSEGPRLMYLYR
- a CDS encoding LysM peptidoglycan-binding domain-containing protein: MRKFMTSTLLRVLIAGLVLSLVVSCGGRKSIPDHDFGWESRTASADEVDSTALLEALDTVPTALASADSTARQPADSTHRRAGRIRTGDSLAPHPAGPHEEEASRRHLAWLYGAQDDESDIPDPIYYGEVDTEDSASAVDDAVWRMLGLAEEYHSMGVLANREANWEEAQYYFEKSIKIMAGLDIETDTIPTPEATKYNTLLDNVISDYRLTLRSLGQLEGDVTPSVLVERFADLEERLEGDSLYVSGQREREITYDLPIKMNDRVKSSIVYFQTVARDAFRKYLGRSKKYEKLFKEVLTRHGLPQDLIYLCLVESGFNTKAYSWARASGLWQFIASTGRLYGLERDWWIDERRDPKKATEAAARFLKDLYREFGDWELAMAAYNGGPGRVRSTIKKQGTEDFWRMRLRRQTMDYVPLIYAAAIIAKDPERYGFRDVEYEPELRWDEVTIDRCLDLKAVAEAVGCSVDELKEYNPELLRNYTPPGQKHYVLKLPHGVRSQFLAAYESMPSPQETSWVTHTIRKGETISSIAAKYGVSQYAILESNHLGRNARIIAGKTLIVPVPLDREFARTTNGKNREYKAEGSVYTVRQGDTMWDIARAFGTTVDALRRVNYIERGARIYVGQRLKLPSNAANLKQLAQSNDSPAQSPGGSSKSGSEPAPRPSSGAVRTHKVRVGDTLWEIARLYGTTTTNLRKLNNLSRTGRIYPGQILQVGGASAGTDFVTYTVQRGDSLARIARQFGTSISRILALNELDDPDNLQVGQVLKIKAQ
- the miaA gene encoding tRNA (adenosine(37)-N6)-dimethylallyltransferase MiaA → MPEPGRIPVICGPTGSGKTSLALRLAEDFPIEIISADSRQLIRHLDIGTAKPTPGEQERVRFHLIDLIEPGERFSSFQFIEAADAAVGDILVRRRLPVVVGGTGLYLRALIDGVVEMEADRPEIRERLEADMQRLGPEAMHRRLTGIDPQEAARVHPHNRVRLVRALEIYELTGTPKSKLTSSGAYKKSQYEYGAFCLMPDRAQLYRAIEARVDLMMRLGLLAEVDNLLGRGFGAALRRANVIGYDELLDYREGRCSLAEAVALIKQNSRRYAKRQITWFRHQLEGEYFPSGGSVLEAVRAALETRPRRR
- the mutL gene encoding DNA mismatch repair endonuclease MutL, with product MKRTPHDRPWIRPLPERLINKIAAGEVVERPASVVKELVENALDAGADRIEIDIERSGTKLIKIVDNGCGIDSDQIEIAFSRHATSKISEFDDLDRIESYGFRGEALPSIASVSRMRMVSKTTDADSGTEIIYEGGVLQSKKAIASSPGTTIEVENLFYNTPARRKFLKAETTEARHITRVAMALAMGRFRIGFVYRLNGRPIFALPPGLGLGERVAGLLAPGKTFVAVSGELGPVSITGHVAPPGLAQSNRNSQFIFINGRYIQSPALGHALAAGYGELLPRGNYPVGALLLSVDPSEVDVNVHPAKTEVRLSREREIYDAVYHLVKAALRQEGVVPRLETGTNIAGSVATAPPPSYSHHPKVIPGVTARGGHQAHMVRELYRTTSPTRSIEAPATVLVDTATGEILTEPVPVPTAAPPTEASIRLIGRFEDLYLLVQVGRELLVVDQHTAHERVLFEETMRQMEAHGSTGQQLLLPVQFELGAEQLTLFEEARDVLVRSGFTVESFGGRTVRIEAVPAILSRKSPETALRAILDDVGSLKKSGYDLRKAVAQSVACRSAAMAGDRLTDREAIGLVEQLLRCENRYSCPHGRPTFIKMSREDLDRQFGRA